The sequence below is a genomic window from Thiomonas intermedia.
GCCCGGCCGCGGCGGCGCCGAAGCCGAAGGCATTCTGCAAGTACAGCGGGAGGTAGGTCAGCATGACCTGCGCAGAAGCCGCGAAGCCCAGCATGGCGATGCTGCTGCCCAGGAAGGTGCGCTGGCGGAACAGCGCGAAGTCGACCATGGGGCGGACCTGGACGAGTTCCGCCACCACGTAGGCGACGAGCAGCGCGGCGCCAAGGGCGAGGCGCGAAAGGGTCGCATGCCCGCCCCAGCCGTCGACGTTTGCGTCGATCATGCCCCAGATCAGCGAGAACAGGCCGCTGCCGAACAGCACCATTCCGGCCAGGTCCATGCGCTGGGCGTCGGGGTCGCTCGACTCCTCGACCGCCGACACGCCGAGCGCCAGCAGGCCCGCGCCGATCGGAACGTTGATGAAAAACACCCAGCGCCAGCCCGCGCTCGCGGTGATGGCACCGCCCACCAGCGGACCGACGGCCACTGCCACGCCGATCACCGTTCCCCAGAAGGCGAAGGCCCTCGCGCGGTTGGCGCCGCGGAATTCGTGGCCAAGCACCGCCAGCGCGGCGCTGAGCTGCAGCGCCGCGCCGACGCCTTGCAACGCGCGTGCCGCGTTCAACGCATCGGCGTTCGGAGCCATGCCGCACAGTAGGGACGCGAACGTGAACAGCGCGAGCCCGAGCAGCAGCAACCGGCGCCTTCCGAAGCGATCAGCCAGCGCGCCCATGGGCATCAAGCACGCCGCGAAGGCCAGGAGGTAGGAGCTGACCACCCACTCGATGTCGGCGAAGGAACTGCCCAGGCCACGCGCGATCGCCGGCAGAGACACGGCGACAACGTTGGCGTCCAGCATGATCATGAAGGAGACGCCCGACACGCACAGCAGTACCCGCGCCGCACGTCCGCCCACCCAGCGCTGGTCCGCTAACGCCCTCGCCGCGGGAGCTTTCGTCTCTTCGTTCATGGCGTCGTCTCCGTCTGAGCCTGCGGCGCTGCGTCCAGCGCGTTCTGGTAGCGCCGCAGATGCACGTACGCGGCGCGCAGCAGAGGGGCGACCAGGCCGGCGCGCTGTGCATGACGATGCAGGTCGCCGAGGATGTTCTCGACCTCCACTGGGCGCTCCTGCTGCAGGTCTCGGTACATCGATGAGGTCAGTGCCGATCCTGCGGCTGTCAGTACTTCACGCGTGGCCTGCAGGAACGACTCGGAGGGAGCATCGCCAACCGCGCGGACCACCGCGGTGACTTCATCGAATAGTCCTTCGGCGAAGTCCTTGCCGCCCGGGCAGGCGACGACCTCGCCGATCGGTCCACGCATCAGGCAGGTGACCCCGCCGAGGCTGGCCAGAAGTATCCATTTCTCCCACATCTCGCGGCGAATGTCCGTGGCCACGCGAGACACGATACCGGTTCCCTGGAGGAAGGCATGCAGTTGGCGAATGCGCTGCGATTCGCCACCTTCGAGTTCGCCATAGGCCATTTCCTGCAGAGGGGTCAACTGGACGATGTCTCCCTCGTCGCTCAGCATGGTCGCCACCCTGAGGGTGCAGCCCACAACCTTGTCGGCGCCGAAGCGCACGCCGATGCGCTCAACGTGCTGCATGCCATTGAGCACCGGCAGGATCATCGTGTCAGGTCCGACGGCTGGCGCCATGTCGTCGAGCGCAGCCTCGAGTTGGTAGCCTTTGATGGCTAGCAACACTGCGTCGAAGGGCCCGGCCAGTGTGTCCGGCCCGACCAGTCTGGGCTCGATCACGGTGTCGCCATGCGGGCTGACGATGCGCAAGCCGCGCTGCCGGAGTTGCCCGGCACGCCCGGGCCGCACCAGGAAGCTGACGTCGCGTCCGATCCCGACCAGGCGCGCCCCCACGTAACCGCCCGTGGATCCCGCGCCCACCACCAGAAGTCGCATCGTGTCCATGTTTGCCTTTGTGAGATCCACGCTTGCATCAAGTGCAAGGCGTGGCTTGTTATATTATTAACATCATATAAAAGATCGAAACTTCGTGTTTGAAGGTTTTTGCTGGCAGCACCAAACAGGCAGTCGACCAGCTTGTGGAGTCAACGCCAGGCCCAAATCCGCTAGTGGGTGTAGCCGTCACGGATCGTGTGCACGGCCTTGCGAATGATCACAAGGCCCGTGCGCCGAAGGGCATTGACGTAGGGGACCGCGTCCCCGCCAGGATTCAGGTCCTTGCTGGCAGACGGCGCTCGATGTCCGCTTTGTCCGAGTTGTCGGTGTCCGGGGTCGGCATTGAGCGACTGGTTTACCCACACATCAGTCATCGGACCTTCGCGAAACCGAGCGGCTGCAGTGCGTCGAGAGCGCCTGTTCGCGGACGCAGAAAGCTGACGCCCGGGACGTTGAGGCCGCGTGCGACCGCTGGCGGCAGCGGAGCGGTCGTGGCCGCAAACCATGCCCATTGGCTGTTCTGGCCGACGAGCTGACGCCAACCGTCCTTCGGCGCTTCTGGGCCGCTAGCTCCCCCCGCGAGGGGAAGTGGCCCTGTCTGTCCTGGCGCGGTTGCCAACGGTTGGGGACCACGTCTGGAAGAGCAGCCCCCGAGACTTCTCACGCAGTCCCCCCTTGAACTTCCAGATCTGCGGACCCCCGCGTCCCACGAGTCCTCGGGCGGGACAGCCTTTAACTGCATCTCCAGGCATCCGTCTTGAGCGTCGCCACCAGCGTCTCCTCGAGCGCCGAGAGCTTGCCCACCTGCTATGCCCGCTCATACCGCAGATCAACCGCCGCCAGCGCCTTCAGCCACTTCTTGACGGTGTTCCTCGACAAACCCGCATTCTCGAGATCTCGCTGATCGAGGCCCTATCGCGCATCTTCATGCGCCTGACCTTGCCAATCATGTCCATAGTGATCATCTCGTTTGTCCCTGCCAAAACATTCAGCAGTCGCGCGATACACCCTGGTCAGTTTTCGGTCGGCGTCAACACCACAGTTGCTTGTTTACGCAACCTAGCAGCGCCGCGTTGGCACGCGACATTGGCCTTGACCTACCGAGTTCGATACCAACCGCGCCAAGCCCGGCTTCACCGGACTCTTGCCTGTGCTGAAGCTCAACAGATGCGATGCCGAGATGGCGCGTGACAGCTGCCCGCCAGCAGATTCCCCGCCTTCTACCGCCCGAGCTTAAGCTGCCCAACGCTACGTTCTCGACGCCCGACAAGCTGAAAGACAAGGTCACGCCCGAGCTGTTGGACTGGGCCGCAGATTATCTGGCGATCAGCCGGTCGTGGCTCGACGGTGTGGATGACATGCCCCACCTGATGGCAAACCACTACAAGGCTCCCGCGCGCTACCGCGACTGGCTCGCCAAACGGCTTGAAGCGGCGCCCGATGTGTCTCGCCATCTCAATGTCTGGAAAACTTGGGGGCAGGACATCCCAAGTGGCCACGGGCCGTTCTGTGTGATCTACGAGGAGGTTGCGGACGGCCTGGACGGTGCGGAGTTCTCCCGCTACTGGTTGTTGTCCGATCACTGGATTCTTGAGCACACACCCTGCCTTGAAAACCTGCTTGCGGTGATTGCGGTCGACGGTTCATTGGGCGTGTCGGTTTTTGGCATCGATATACCGCTGACCCAGCTCCAGCAGCTGGAGGCCGGCAAGATGTTCATTCCCGACGTCGCGAAACACGCTCAAGGCAAGTGGTACCCGGAAGATCTGGTGAAGCCCTTGCCCGGGAAAGA
It includes:
- a CDS encoding MFS transporter, whose translation is MNEETKAPAARALADQRWVGGRAARVLLCVSGVSFMIMLDANVVAVSLPAIARGLGSSFADIEWVVSSYLLAFAACLMPMGALADRFGRRRLLLLGLALFTFASLLCGMAPNADALNAARALQGVGAALQLSAALAVLGHEFRGANRARAFAFWGTVIGVAVAVGPLVGGAITASAGWRWVFFINVPIGAGLLALGVSAVEESSDPDAQRMDLAGMVLFGSGLFSLIWGMIDANVDGWGGHATLSRLALGAALLVAYVVAELVQVRPMVDFALFRQRTFLGSSIAMLGFAASAQVMLTYLPLYLQNAFGFGAAAAGLRMMPFALPLFIFPRVAAALATRVSGRGLLTAGLLVTAAGNAVTAWLVLDHAGYLAVAAGMALTGCGAGLLNGETAKVSMSVIPPERAGMASGIGATLRFTGLVTGITALGAVLIDQTRQQFAAGIAAAGTGVPRPHAMVSHIVAGDMAPMLTGLAPSAAQTLQRIARDSFAGGFSTVLAGAAGIALVAALASWALISAVDTSPHTHHHPGSNS
- a CDS encoding ketopantoate reductase family protein; the protein is MDTMRLLVVGAGSTGGYVGARLVGIGRDVSFLVRPGRAGQLRQRGLRIVSPHGDTVIEPRLVGPDTLAGPFDAVLLAIKGYQLEAALDDMAPAVGPDTMILPVLNGMQHVERIGVRFGADKVVGCTLRVATMLSDEGDIVQLTPLQEMAYGELEGGESQRIRQLHAFLQGTGIVSRVATDIRREMWEKWILLASLGGVTCLMRGPIGEVVACPGGKDFAEGLFDEVTAVVRAVGDAPSESFLQATREVLTAAGSALTSSMYRDLQQERPVEVENILGDLHRHAQRAGLVAPLLRAAYVHLRRYQNALDAAPQAQTETTP